The window TTGATCCAGGTTCCGGTCGGTACCGTCGTGCGCGAAGTCGACCGCGACGATCCTGTCGCAAATGAACTAGCTCGTTTGAAGAGCGAGAGACTTCTGCGTCAGCAAGAGGctgaaaatgaagaagagacgacGGAGATGTTCACTCCTGTTCGCCACGACCGCTGGGTGTTGTATCCCGGGGCCAACCCGTCGAATTTCTTGACGGTGAAATTCCCTCGATCAAGGCCGCGGAGGCAGCATATCGCGGCGATGGAGCCGCAAGCGCCCATCTTCCTGGACCTATCACAACCAATGGACAAGCCATTGCTGCTAGCAGCAGGTGGCGCGGGCGGAATGGGCAACCCACACTTCGTCACTAGGAACATGGGTCGCCCGGAATTTGCAGCCCGTGGTGAAGGCGGCATGCGGTTAGAGCTGGACTTTGAGCTCAAGATCTTGGCGGATATTGGGTTGGTCGGGAAACCCAATGCGGGCAAGAGCACGCTCCTCCGCTCGTTGACCAACAGTCGAACGCGTATCGGGAACTGGGAGTTCACTACCCTCTCCCCCCAAATCGGGACGGTGATTGTTGATGACTACAAAGGTCGGCCACTGGTTGAGTCGAAGGGGAAGATCCCGCGCACGCACTTCACTATCGCAGACATTCCGGGCTTGGTGGAAGACGCTCATCTCGACCGCGGGCTGGGTCTAGGGTTCCTCCGACACATCGAACGGGCTGGAATCTTAGCTTTCGTGGTTGATCTGAGCGCTGGGGACCCTATACAAGGTCTGCAGAAGCTATGGCGTGAACTCGGCGAGTATGGACGCTTGGATGAGGCCGAGCCGGTCGATGAAAGTGAAGACGGAGGCGTGATTGAGTGGGATACCTCTGGTTCTGGTCTTCCGGAGCTTGATCCCTCACgaggtcgtcgtcgaagTGAACTGCCAGCCGAAACACCTACCACCGTCCGGAAGGATGGCTCTTTGCCTCGTCTCACATTACCGCCCATCCACAAAAAACCCTGGTTCGTGGTGGCCACCAAAGCCGACTTAGAGAACACGCAAGACCGGTACAAGGACCTCCAGGAGTACCTCACCGCGGTTGAGAAGGGACTGGCAGAACATCCGTCAGGACATGCCGATGGGTGGAAGGAATCACTTCATGCGGTGCCGGTCAGCGCCATGAGAGGCGAGGGCGTTAGTCGCATCCCGAAGCTAGTGATGGAGTTTCTAGCGTAAATGGATGTATGAGATAAGTTTGTATATTAGCTCTTGTATAGTATTTACAATAATAATACCCCATGAGGAATTGGCCTAGTCGCCTGTCTCGCTGTGTTTGGCCTGAGTGCCTTCCTTGGATATCGACTATGAAGCACACACATCCTCCGTCAtttcacttcttcttcctaAACCCAATCCTCATGCCCTCCGTCGCTTCTTCACCTTTCCTGTTATTATGATGAGCCTCAACGCCGCCATCCGCCACGCATTCTCCGCCATCACCTCATCCTCCGATGACCTGATCCGGCAATGTCTCCCCGACTCCCcccaccttctcttctccgacCCCGAAAAAGCTCTTGAGCTCGCCAACACCAAACTAC of the Penicillium psychrofluorescens genome assembly, chromosome: 1 genome contains:
- a CDS encoding uncharacterized protein (ID:PFLUO_001122-T1.cds;~source:funannotate) encodes the protein MAHSRLLLTLPKCRCRVPTASIPFIARGRWQSTNAADLPHLNPPPDDYSRFIFQDKCRVTVHAGSGGHGCVSFLREKFIEEGPPNGGDGGSGGSIYIQTVEGLTSLHKLARRGVIRASRGRNGQGKSKGGKRGNDVLIQVPVGTVVREVDRDDPVANELARLKSERLLRQQEAENEEETTEMFTPVRHDRWVLYPGANPSNFLTVKFPRSRPRRQHIAAMEPQAPIFLDLSQPMDKPLLLAAGGAGGMGNPHFVTRNMGRPEFAARGEGGMRLELDFELKILADIGLVGKPNAGKSTLLRSLTNSRTRIGNWEFTTLSPQIGTVIVDDYKGRPLVESKGKIPRTHFTIADIPGLVEDAHLDRGLGLGFLRHIERAGILAFVVDLSAGDPIQGLQKLWRELGEYGRLDEAEPVDESEDGGVIEWDTSGSGLPELDPSRGRRRSELPAETPTTVRKDGSLPRLTLPPIHKKPWFVVATKADLENTQDRYKDLQEYLTAVEKGLAEHPSGHADGWKESLHAVPVSAMRGEGVSRIPKLVMEFLA